Below is a window of Enterobacter kobei DNA.
AGCAGCCCCGGCAGTTCCGCTTCCGGCGTGGCTAACCGCTGGCCCGAGGCGCGGCCCGGACGCCACAGCAAATCATCTTTGCCCAGTTGCGACGCGCCGCGAAACAGCGTGATCCGTAGCTGGCGATCCGCATATTCATACTCTTTCAGTCCGCGGGCGAAAAAATGAAAGTCATCGTGAGCGCGCAACTGATGCATAAACGGCTCGATGTCCACCAGGCGCTCGGTGAAATCCGTGCGCGCGCTGTCCGGCTGGTTCTGGCGGCTGATCCAGCCGAAAGGCATATCCGCTTCTACCGCCGTGATGGGCGTGCCGGTATCGAAAACCAGCTGCATCCGGTGCTCGCGTACCTGGTTATCCACCGTCAGATGAAAACGGATCAGCGCGTTTTCCAGCGTCACGGTCAACGTCACCGCTACGGACTTCAGATGTTCACTGCGCCCGGTGCGGTGCGCATCCAGGCACTCCGGCAACGACAGCAGGCTTGTGACGATCAGCTCCTGTTTCGCCGGATGCTGTTTCACCGAAACCAACTCCAGCCAGCCGGAGCGCAACTCCACATCGCCTGCCAGCGGCGAAAAGTCATACAGATCGCCGTCATTACCCAGATCGCTTAACTGCACCAGCCGCGTCAGCGTGCGTGGGCGGCGCTTGTCCAGCAGGCACAGGTTCTGATCCTGCCAGCTGATGCGGTAGTGGGCGTTCTCGATAAAAGTCTGGCGCAGCGGCTGCATCCACGGCATCGCCACCGGTTCGCTATGCTGCACAAAAAACAGCGCTATCCCCAGCGGCGGCACCGGCGCATGAAGAATATCCACCCGGTTACGGTAGTAATAGTCTGCTGAAAACGTCTCCACTTCACCGTCTGGCGTCAGCAGCACCGCGCGTGGTTTGCGGATTTTCTCCTGCGCCAGCAGGATGAATTCCACTGGCCGACCCTGTTCATCCACCAGCCGGAAGGTGGGTGTCGGCGTGATCAGCACCCGGTTGTGCACGCTGAGGGTGGGCGCGCTGGTACCGTTCACCAGCAGAAAGCGATGATCCCGATCCGGGGCGAGGTTTGCCAGCAGCAGACGGGCGTGCAGGCTGAACAGCGCCTCGCCGATCTGCTGCGCATGGGCGCAGCGGGCCAGCACGTCGCGGTTGGTTTCATCGCTGTTACAGCCGCCCATACTGTCGTGGGCGTGGGACTCCAGCAGCAGACGCCAGGCTTTTTCCAGCATCGCCTCGCTACAGGCCAGCCCGTTGATACGCGCCAGCGCCAGCAGCGGTTCGGTCTGATGGATCAACTGCGTTTCCGCATCGTCGTTTGCGCGTTTAATGTCGTAGCGCGAGGAGCCAATGGTTTTATGTACCCGGGACAGGCGCGGGCGGCGGAATTCGCCCTGCCACAGGGGGAGCGCGTCCTTGTTCAGCGCTGCGAAATAATCCTCATAGCTACTGGCGATAAATTCATCCTCGCTGTGGGCGTTAAGCTCCGCGATGAGGCTGGCGAAATCCGCATCACAGCTGACCTGATCGCCGCCAATCGGGCACAGCAGATGGCTGCTGGTGGTGAGCTGTTTAAGCCGGGCGATCAGCGGGAAGGTTTCGGCCTCAACATGCGCAAGCGAGAAATTACGCCAGCGCCCGCCGCGCTCCGGGTGGGCCAGCGAATAGCCAAACGGTATGATCGCCGTGGTGACGGCGTCGCCGTTCGCCGCCTGCCAGCGCATTTCCGTCGCGCCCATCACCTGCGGATCGTACCCCCGGCGCAGCAAAATATGCCGCAGCCCGAAGGCGGCTGCCAGCTGCGGCAGCTGTGCCGGGCTGCCGAAGGTATCGGGTAAATAGAGCACGTCCATGCAGCCGCCCGCCGCCCGGGCAAGCGCAATGCCGATGCGCAGGTTGCGGAACATGGATTCGGTGCTGATGCTGAACAGATCCGGCTGTGTATACCAGGGGCCGATCATTAACCGACGCTGGCGGACGAGCGCCGTCGCCCGTTCGGTCATCTCCGGTTTGAGCTGTAAAAAATCCGCCAGCAGGGAGCTTTGTCCGTCCAGGTGGTACACCAGCGCCGGGTGCGTTTCTAAGGCTTCAATCGCCTCCGTAAAGGCTTTCAGGGCGAAGACCTGGGTATCAAGGGTGGTGAAATACCACTCCCGATCCCAGTGGGTATGGGACACGGCGTGAATGAGGCGTTTGTCGTTCATTGGCGCTCCCCGTTGCTGGCCGTTTCCAGCAGGTATTCAGCATGAATATCCTCGCCGTACCACATCGGGAAATTGGTGCCCCAGATATTGTTGTACAGGTGGGCGAAAATCCCTTCCGGCTCGTCATGCGGCTCGCCAAACCACAGAATACGCGGCTCGTGCAGGGCGACCAGCGGCGCATCAAGAGGCTGGAATTGCCAGTCGGGGGTGAAGACGCTTTCGACGCCGTGCAAATTGCGATTGCCGTTGGGCACCACCTGCTGCCAGTCAATGGTCTGGCCGATTTTGCGGCACTGGCTGCGGGATTTATCGATAAGCCCGAATTGCAGCCAGATCTCCTCCGGCAGACGGTTTGCCTGTTTACCGATAATTGACACCTGATAGCGAATGGCGGCGCGATGTTTACTGAAGCGCCAGCAGTGCCGCACTTTTTTCGGCAGCCGCAGCACCATGCCCGGCTCGTTTTGTACAAAGCGCGCCTCGATAAACAGCTGATAGTCGTCCGGCGTCTCGTCTATACGCACTTCATGAAGTTGCAGCGTGGCGCACTGTGAAGGAACGGGCACGGCGGTCAGCTCCAGCCCCGGTTTGGTAAAATCGGCGATCGCCCAGTCGCGAGTCGTCGCGAGGTTTTGCAGATAATGTTCTGTAAAACGCTGATAGTCGGCATCGCTTACCTGGCGGTAAATCAGCCTGCCAAGGGGGGCTGCGGAGAGCACCTTACCACCAACGCTCAGAGTGCTGAGGCTGCCATCATCGGCGATATAGACGCGATAGTCGCCAAAGGTGCGGGATCGTCTGGAAACGATAATGCCCTCCGGGGTGATGGGGGCGAGCGGGGCAAATTTCTTAGCCACCACCGGCGGCAGGCAGGCGAGGGCATTGTCGACATAATCGCGCTGCTCCTGCCAGGAGGCGGCGAGACTCTGATAACCCGGCGCAGGGCGGTGCGGCAGTCGCGCGGCAAACTCGTCGATAAAGCGGTATTTCTCCGGGACGCCGTTTTCCACGCAGTCTGCCTGCCGCGCCACGTCAAACTCGGCGGGCAGATAGTGGTTGTAATCGCCCAGATGCAGCTTGAGATCCATCCCCCAGGTGTGTTCCGGCACCATGATCAGCTGCGCCATTGCCTGGCGGTATGTCTCGCTGGCGGCAGAGAGTCGCCCGGCAGAGACCTCTTTTGCCAGCAGCCGCATCAGGCGCAGATAGCGGCTGACCTTGCCCGGATCGGTCGCCAGTCCGTGATTCCAGGTATCGCCGATTTCACCGTCGATCACCGGCAGCAGATGACGAATGCCCGCGACGCGGGCGGCGAACTGATCCAGCGTCGAGGCGCTGACCTCGGCGTCGGGATAACGACCCTGGTAAGTGGCGACAGTGGCGTGTACCAGCGCGGCATCCGGCGGAGCGCAGTTATCGGCGGCATGACAGAACACCAGCAGCTCATCCAGCGGCGCGCACCAGTATTCGTTGCCGTAGCCACCCGGCGAATAGTTGACGATG
It encodes the following:
- a CDS encoding glycoside hydrolase family 38 N-terminal domain-containing protein produces the protein MNDKRLIHAVSHTHWDREWYFTTLDTQVFALKAFTEAIEALETHPALVYHLDGQSSLLADFLQLKPEMTERATALVRQRRLMIGPWYTQPDLFSISTESMFRNLRIGIALARAAGGCMDVLYLPDTFGSPAQLPQLAAAFGLRHILLRRGYDPQVMGATEMRWQAANGDAVTTAIIPFGYSLAHPERGGRWRNFSLAHVEAETFPLIARLKQLTTSSHLLCPIGGDQVSCDADFASLIAELNAHSEDEFIASSYEDYFAALNKDALPLWQGEFRRPRLSRVHKTIGSSRYDIKRANDDAETQLIHQTEPLLALARINGLACSEAMLEKAWRLLLESHAHDSMGGCNSDETNRDVLARCAHAQQIGEALFSLHARLLLANLAPDRDHRFLLVNGTSAPTLSVHNRVLITPTPTFRLVDEQGRPVEFILLAQEKIRKPRAVLLTPDGEVETFSADYYYRNRVDILHAPVPPLGIALFFVQHSEPVAMPWMQPLRQTFIENAHYRISWQDQNLCLLDKRRPRTLTRLVQLSDLGNDGDLYDFSPLAGDVELRSGWLELVSVKQHPAKQELIVTSLLSLPECLDAHRTGRSEHLKSVAVTLTVTLENALIRFHLTVDNQVREHRMQLVFDTGTPITAVEADMPFGWISRQNQPDSARTDFTERLVDIEPFMHQLRAHDDFHFFARGLKEYEYADRQLRITLFRGASQLGKDDLLWRPGRASGQRLATPEAELPGLLNFDFALCLTPLTAHERVACAQGFRVNPTLWQWQRDESGVQRLDNFDVFLPAQPVRVRQLLAEIPEGLAVSGVDVLYGGTLVRLFNPGEHSLTVPEAWQTCNALGEPLAIRQVPPLGHVNVRVVVE
- a CDS encoding DUF5054 domain-containing protein yields the protein MQRVHIIYKTHLDIGFTDLARTVEDKYLHEFIPAVIALAQAVNRPGQKNFIWTCGAWLITRYLQMADDSARRALTEAIGRGDIAWHGLPFTSHSELLTPGALQFGLNYALDLDLRFHRRTIAAKMTDVPGYTQAIIPWLADAGITYLHLGVNEASTAPDVPPLFRWRLGEAEIIVNYSPGGYGNEYWCAPLDELLVFCHAADNCAPPDAALVHATVATYQGRYPDAEVSASTLDQFAARVAGIRHLLPVIDGEIGDTWNHGLATDPGKVSRYLRLMRLLAKEVSAGRLSAASETYRQAMAQLIMVPEHTWGMDLKLHLGDYNHYLPAEFDVARQADCVENGVPEKYRFIDEFAARLPHRPAPGYQSLAASWQEQRDYVDNALACLPPVVAKKFAPLAPITPEGIIVSRRSRTFGDYRVYIADDGSLSTLSVGGKVLSAAPLGRLIYRQVSDADYQRFTEHYLQNLATTRDWAIADFTKPGLELTAVPVPSQCATLQLHEVRIDETPDDYQLFIEARFVQNEPGMVLRLPKKVRHCWRFSKHRAAIRYQVSIIGKQANRLPEEIWLQFGLIDKSRSQCRKIGQTIDWQQVVPNGNRNLHGVESVFTPDWQFQPLDAPLVALHEPRILWFGEPHDEPEGIFAHLYNNIWGTNFPMWYGEDIHAEYLLETASNGERQ